The stretch of DNA CATGTTGAACTCGTAAGCACTTTAAATAAGGTAAAAGAGCTTGGGATCACTACAAAAGAAGGCCAGGCAAGGCTATTAGCAGCAAAAGAAGGACTATTGGCTCACCTGAAAAAAGAAGATGCACAGCTTTACCCATTCTTAAAAAAAGAAGCAGAGAGCGATAGCGGACTAAAAAATCTTTTAGATACCTTTGCAAAAGATATGGATAATATTTCTAAGTCAGCTCTTGACTTTTTTGCAAAGTATGCAAATGGAGGTTCAACCGTGGAATTTGCGAAGGATTTTGGAACTCTAACCGCATCTCTGTCAAAAAGAATTCGCCAAGAAGAGAACTTGCTTTATCCGGAATATACTAAAAGACACAAGTAATTTTTTTAAAAAAAGCAACAGTAAAAGATCGCTTCAAAACAATTTTTATTAGCCTACACTTGAAAAGCTTCAAAATTTTCTGAGGTTTTCATAGTGTTGGTGAAAATTATTTTAGCAGCTATTTTCTTATAGAGACACTTTTTTTGTTTAAGATGAATACCGCTAACACAGCAAGACTTCCCCCAAGGATTGTAGAAACTTTCAACTCTTCTCCCAAGAAAATGTTAGCACTTACAAGCGCAGTAAAAGGAACAATAAATATAAATGTACTGGCCCTCTTGGAACCAAGTTTTCCAGATGCAAAAAAATATACTGTAGTCCCGAAAGTTGTGGAAATCACTGACAGGTAAAATATATTCCACCAGAAAATGGAATCAAAACTAAAAACTTTTTCTATTTTGTATGGAATCGCCAGAAAAAAATCAATAAGTGTAGAAAAAAAATAAACGTAGAAGCTAAACACTATCGGATGAATTTTCTCCTTAGATTTTTGTCCGGTAATTGTCAGAAATGCCCAAGTTAAAGAAGCGAATAAAAAATACAAATTTCCTGATATAAAGATTTTTCTAAAATTTCCATCGTATAGTTCAAGCAATACAATTCCGCCAAATATCCCAATCCCAAGTCCAATACTTTCTTTGACTGAGAGCCAAGTTTTTTTTGCAATAGTTATCAGTAGAAAAGTCAATATAGGATTTAAAGTAGTTACAAGTACTCCACCGGCTCCGGCAAGACCGGATTTTAATCCTTCAAAAAAGAATTGATTATAGATGAGATAGAATATGGCTCCCAAAGAAACATAGAGAAAAGATTGAAACGTTAGGCGAAACGACTCTTTAAATAATATGACTATAGGGAATAGAGAAAGAAATGTAGCAAGAAATCTCCAGAATATAATCACCTCCGGCTCTGCATAATTGGAAAGCACTTTCCCCGATGCCCAGCTTATTCCCCACGTTACCATTGCAGATACAAGCAATAGATTAAAGAAAATGGACTTTTGATGACTCACAAGATTCCATCCTGTATAGAAAAGATTTTTACTTTAGATTTTTCTCCTCGAATCAATTGAATTTTTGATTTTGAGATTTTTAATTTTTCAGAGATAGCTTGTATTACTGCCTTATTTGCCTTGCCTTCGATTGCTCTTTCACGAACTTTGACAGTCCATTTAGAGTTCTCTATCACTACAATTCCGGGAGACTTAGAATTTGGTTTTACGATCACTTCTAAATTCATTTTTTTTTGAACTTATTCAGAAATTGAAATTTTTCGATTAAAATTTTTACTTCAGAAGAATTGAATATTTTTGCAAAGTAGAGATATATTATCATCGCAGGAAATATTCCTATTGCAAGAACAAGCCTTGAAGAGTTAGAATATGAAAAATCGTTCAATTGAAAAAAATGAATAAGCTCAGTTGAAGATATAGATTGAACGTAATACAACCAAATCGACATCGGAAGAATCGGGATGATATGAAAACCTAGGTTTCTTATAATTGTATTTCTTGAAATTATTATATTGTGTTTTTTTAAATTATGAAAAAGTAAAATAAATGTAATTGCAGAAGAAGAAGCCGACGCAAGCGCAAGGCCCGCGTGTTTGAAATAGTTCATTAGGATTAGATTTAAAATAATATTGATTGTAAATGAGATCGAATTTACTTTTAAAGGTGTTTTTGTGTCTTGAAAAGCGTAATAGGAAGAAGTGAGAATTTTATTCATGCTAAAAAATGGAACTGCTAAAGAATAGAAAATCAATGGGGCAAGGGTAGTCTCTGTAGAAATATGATTCCATTTTCCTCCAAAATAAATCGAATCAATAATTATCTTCCCAAGCAGAACCAAGCCTACCGAAGACGGCAAAGTCAAGAATAGGCAGAAACTTAGAGATTTTTCAATTTCTTTAGGCACTTCCTTTAATTGATTATTTTTTAAGGAAGAGAGAAGAGAAGGCAGGGTAGTAGTCGCAAGTGCAACTCCTACGATTCCAGTCGGAAATTGGATTAGCCTTTGAGAATAATCTAAGCTCACCACAGCCCCTAGTCCCGGGTTTTGATTTTGAATATAATTAGCAAGAAATATATCAACAAGTAAACTGATTTGATAAAATCCTCCACCAATTACCGCAGGAAGCATGAGTTTAAAAATTTTACCAATTGCCGGATGACGTATATTCCAGTGAAATTTAGGAAAATACCCTAATCTTTTTACGTAGTACATCTGTAAGAGCAATTGTAAAATCCCACCACATACGATTCCGTAAGAAAGAATTTTGACTCTTGACAAAATGCTTTCCCAAAAAGGAAAGATAGCGATGAATACAAACAAGTAACTGAGATTAAGTACGATAGGCGACATAGATGGGATGAAAAACTTATTCTTAGAGTTTGAAATTGCCATAAAAATTGAAGAAAGACTCGCCGTCATAATTAAAAAAAATAAAATCACTGAAAGTGTAATCACAAGGTCAGAATATTCTACAGACCCTCCTACAAGAGTAGGCAAAAAAAATGGTGCAAGAAAAATAAACACTGCAACAAATCCCCAAAGCAATACAAATAGAAAAGAAATTACTGCACCGGACATTAACTTCTCTTCTTCTTCGCTAACTTTACTCGCATCAGAATATAGTGGCATAAAAGATTGAGATAGAGTTCCTTCTGCCAGAAGATTCCTAAACATATTTGGAAAGCGATAGGCGACACTGAAGGCAGATGCGATCCATCCTGTGCCAAAACTAACCGCCATATAGTGATCTCTAAGTAAACCTAAAACTCTGGATAGGAATGTGTAAAAGGAAAGCGCTATACTTTTAGAAGCACTGTTTTCATTGTCTTTTTTCAAATTAGATCATCTTTTCTAAATAACTAATTGCACCGGTTTGCCTGACATTAAAAATAGACTCACAAGATGGGCATTGGTGTTTCCCTTGTTTTGTGACTCGAATATTTTTTCCACAAGACTCGCAGTGAAAAATCAATTCTTTAAATTCTGGTTCTAATCGAGTAAGTTCTGATTTTTTATGATCATTTGGAATGATCGGAATTTCTGCTCTTGTGTCTGAAGTTTTTATCCAATCTGTGGGATTTAATTTTATTGAATCCGATGTGGTAGTTTTTTCAACTATAGGCTCTGCAAAGTTTTCCGGGTCTTTACTTTCTTCAGAAAAATTGTGAAATGAAAACTCAATACTTTTGTATTTTCCAAATTCCGGCTCCATGTCTTTGGGTTTTGATTCAGGGAGATAAAGATTTTGCAATACCTTCTCAGCTATAAAATTATCTTCCGCTATGAGAAATTTTTTATCAAATCCGAATAAAGAAAAAAGAGAACGCATTTCGCTGTTGAGTTGGCTGTAGATTAAAGCAGATTTTTTTTCAGTAAGCTCTTTATTCAACCGAATAATTGTAGAGATGCCTGAAGAAGTGATATACGATAACGATTTGCAATCAATAATAAATCTGTGTATCCCGGTTTTTATTTTCTCATGGACAAAGGAAATAAAGCTGTCGGACGTAGTAGAATCCAATACTCCTTTCAGTTCAATTTGAAAGATTTTTTCTTTTCCTGTAATTTCTTTGGTTCTGAGATTTAGCATTAATCTAAGTAAATTGCATCCAATACTACCGGTGAAGATGCTTTGGGTTGAACAATCGGCTCTGGGAGTTTTTCAATTTTACTTTCATTTAGTTGTGTTATGGTGGAGGGTTTCAACTCCATTTTTTTTATTTCAGGTTTATTTTCTATTTTGGGTTCTTTTGGAATAGGGATTTGTATTTTTTTTAAAACTGGTGGAGAGGAATTTATAGGATATACTTTTTTAGTTGTTTCGAGTATTCCTTGTTTTTTATTGAAAAATGAAAAAATCATATAAACTAAATTCAAGAAAAAACAAGCTCCAAATGCAATAATAGAGTAATTCACTAACATCCAATAGAATAGTTCTCTTTGTTTATCAAGAAAAAAATGAAAATTTCCTCTATCATAAATTAAATGGATACTCGCTACGGTTTCTAATTTTTTTAAATGATATACAGGACTTGAAACGGTAACAGTTTGAATTTTAATTTCTGGAAATAGCTTTAGAAGAATCTCTCCAAATTTTGTGCCGTCTCCGTTGTACTGCTCTCCATAGTCTTGAGGAATCGGAAACTGCCCCTTTCTCATTCTAAGAGCACGCATGAAGAATGGTTTATTGTATTTTTCTAGAATGGGCCTTGATTTTAAAGGAATAGATATTTCTTCTTTATCTGAATGAGCGATTACTTTACCACTGTCTGATAGAATAAAAATTTCTTTGACTCCAAATTTATCCAAATCTTTCTCGGCTTGTTTTTTGATTCTACCAAAATCAGTGGACAATTCAAGTAGTCCTTCAGGAGTCATTCTTACCTCTGCGGCTTTTGCCAAGGAAAACAAAATATCCCGTGCCTTGTTGTCTGAGGTAATTTTTAGCAGGTTTAGAGACAATCTAGAGGACTCATAGAAAGACCATGCTACTGCGGATATGGCAACCCCCTCACACAATACCAAAAGTAATAGAAAATATAGAATCGAGCGAAAAATCATTTTTCCCTTCATTATATTTTCGGATACAAAAGGTGGAATTTTGAAAA from Leptospiraceae bacterium encodes:
- a CDS encoding STAS domain-containing protein; this encodes MLNLRTKEITGKEKIFQIELKGVLDSTTSDSFISFVHEKIKTGIHRFIIDCKSLSYITSSGISTIIRLNKELTEKKSALIYSQLNSEMRSLFSLFGFDKKFLIAEDNFIAEKVLQNLYLPESKPKDMEPEFGKYKSIEFSFHNFSEESKDPENFAEPIVEKTTTSDSIKLNPTDWIKTSDTRAEIPIIPNDHKKSELTRLEPEFKELIFHCESCGKNIRVTKQGKHQCPSCESIFNVRQTGAISYLEKMI
- the murJ gene encoding murein biosynthesis integral membrane protein MurJ, whose amino-acid sequence is MKKDNENSASKSIALSFYTFLSRVLGLLRDHYMAVSFGTGWIASAFSVAYRFPNMFRNLLAEGTLSQSFMPLYSDASKVSEEEEKLMSGAVISFLFVLLWGFVAVFIFLAPFFLPTLVGGSVEYSDLVITLSVILFFLIMTASLSSIFMAISNSKNKFFIPSMSPIVLNLSYLFVFIAIFPFWESILSRVKILSYGIVCGGILQLLLQMYYVKRLGYFPKFHWNIRHPAIGKIFKLMLPAVIGGGFYQISLLVDIFLANYIQNQNPGLGAVVSLDYSQRLIQFPTGIVGVALATTTLPSLLSSLKNNQLKEVPKEIEKSLSFCLFLTLPSSVGLVLLGKIIIDSIYFGGKWNHISTETTLAPLIFYSLAVPFFSMNKILTSSYYAFQDTKTPLKVNSISFTINIILNLILMNYFKHAGLALASASSSAITFILLFHNLKKHNIIISRNTIIRNLGFHIIPILPMSIWLYYVQSISSTELIHFFQLNDFSYSNSSRLVLAIGIFPAMIIYLYFAKIFNSSEVKILIEKFQFLNKFKKK
- a CDS encoding hemerythrin domain-containing protein; amino-acid sequence: MLIDEFKKDHVELVSTLNKVKELGITTKEGQARLLAAKEGLLAHLKKEDAQLYPFLKKEAESDSGLKNLLDTFAKDMDNISKSALDFFAKYANGGSTVEFAKDFGTLTASLSKRIRQEENLLYPEYTKRHK
- a CDS encoding DMT family transporter, whose amino-acid sequence is MSHQKSIFFNLLLVSAMVTWGISWASGKVLSNYAEPEVIIFWRFLATFLSLFPIVILFKESFRLTFQSFLYVSLGAIFYLIYNQFFFEGLKSGLAGAGGVLVTTLNPILTFLLITIAKKTWLSVKESIGLGIGIFGGIVLLELYDGNFRKIFISGNLYFLFASLTWAFLTITGQKSKEKIHPIVFSFYVYFFSTLIDFFLAIPYKIEKVFSFDSIFWWNIFYLSVISTTFGTTVYFFASGKLGSKRASTFIFIVPFTALVSANIFLGEELKVSTILGGSLAVLAVFILNKKSVSIRK
- a CDS encoding DUF167 domain-containing protein, translating into MNLEVIVKPNSKSPGIVVIENSKWTVKVRERAIEGKANKAVIQAISEKLKISKSKIQLIRGEKSKVKIFSIQDGIL